A window of the Gemmatirosa kalamazoonensis genome harbors these coding sequences:
- a CDS encoding D-hexose-6-phosphate mutarotase: MPSPFTPLPLERAGARAAVLPYGAHVTAWSTADGEQLYLSPRTAYEEGSAIRGGVPVVFPQFSDRGPLPKHGFARTRAWDVLAHAADAVTLALRDDAATRALWPHPFRAELRVVLSDDTLAVTLAVENPGADAIAFTAALHTYLRVADVADVAVEGLRGVRYQDNTARGAERLDDADAVRFDGEVDRVYLDVPNEVTVREPGRARVVRAEGFRDVVVWNPGAERARGIADLEPDGWRRFVCVEAGAVVQPVTLDAGARWTGTQRIAVAPAR, from the coding sequence ATGCCCAGCCCCTTCACCCCGCTCCCCCTCGAGCGCGCCGGCGCCCGCGCCGCCGTCCTCCCATACGGCGCCCACGTCACCGCGTGGTCCACGGCCGACGGCGAGCAGCTCTACCTGAGCCCGCGTACCGCGTACGAGGAGGGAAGCGCGATCCGCGGCGGCGTGCCCGTGGTCTTCCCGCAGTTCTCCGATCGCGGCCCGCTGCCGAAGCACGGCTTCGCGCGCACCCGCGCGTGGGACGTCCTCGCGCACGCGGCGGACGCCGTGACGCTCGCCCTGCGCGACGACGCTGCGACGCGGGCGCTGTGGCCGCACCCGTTCCGGGCCGAGCTGCGCGTGGTGCTCTCGGACGACACGCTCGCCGTCACGCTCGCCGTCGAGAACCCCGGCGCCGACGCGATCGCGTTCACCGCGGCGCTCCACACGTACCTCCGTGTCGCCGACGTCGCCGACGTCGCGGTGGAGGGGCTCCGCGGCGTGCGCTACCAGGACAACACCGCGCGCGGCGCGGAGCGGCTGGACGACGCGGACGCGGTGCGGTTCGACGGCGAGGTGGACCGCGTCTACCTCGACGTGCCTAACGAGGTGACGGTGCGCGAGCCGGGGCGTGCGCGCGTCGTGCGGGCCGAGGGGTTCCGCGACGTCGTCGTGTGGAACCCCGGCGCCGAGCGGGCGCGCGGGATCGCCGACCTCGAGCCCGACGGGTGGCGCCGTTTCGTGTGCGTCGAGGCGGGCGCCGTCGTGCAGCCCGTGACGCTCGACGCCGGCGCGCGCTGGACCGGCACGCAGCGCATTGCCGTCGCGCCGGCGCGCTGA
- a CDS encoding creatininase family protein, protein MPFRPYILAEAPWKFVSGAAYDVAVLPWGATEAHNFHLPYGTDVIESDYIAAESARVAWERGAKVVVLPTVPFGVNTTQLDIPFCINMNPSTQAALLRDVVSALEGQGVRRLVLLNSHGGNDFKQIIRELQPTTRVMLVQINWWTVLDQKQYFEDLGDHAGELETSVMQHLVPDLVLPLGDAGSGRERKPKIAGLRERWAWTPRRWTQVTADTGIGDPKAATPEKGARFFRDVTERIGGFLVDLAAANPDDLYE, encoded by the coding sequence ATGCCATTCCGCCCCTACATCCTCGCCGAAGCGCCGTGGAAGTTCGTCTCCGGCGCCGCGTACGACGTCGCCGTGCTGCCGTGGGGCGCCACGGAGGCGCACAACTTCCACCTCCCGTACGGCACCGACGTCATCGAGTCCGATTACATCGCCGCCGAGTCGGCGCGCGTCGCGTGGGAGCGTGGCGCGAAGGTCGTCGTGCTCCCGACCGTGCCGTTCGGCGTCAACACGACGCAGCTCGACATCCCGTTCTGCATCAACATGAACCCGTCGACGCAGGCCGCGCTGCTGCGCGACGTCGTGTCGGCGCTCGAGGGACAGGGCGTGCGGCGGCTCGTGCTGCTGAACAGCCACGGGGGCAACGACTTCAAGCAGATCATCCGCGAGCTGCAGCCGACGACGCGCGTCATGCTCGTGCAGATCAACTGGTGGACGGTGCTCGACCAGAAGCAGTACTTCGAGGACCTCGGCGACCACGCGGGCGAGCTCGAGACGAGCGTCATGCAGCACCTCGTCCCGGACCTCGTGCTTCCGTTAGGCGACGCGGGATCGGGGCGCGAGCGCAAGCCGAAGATCGCCGGGCTGCGCGAGCGGTGGGCGTGGACGCCGCGTCGGTGGACGCAGGTGACCGCGGACACCGGCATCGGCGACCCGAAGGCGGCGACGCCGGAGAAGGGCGCGCGCTTCTTCCGCGACGTCACCGAGCGGATCGGCGGCTTCCTCGTCGACCTCGCAGCGGCGAACCCGGACGACCTCTACGAGTGA
- a CDS encoding BTAD domain-containing putative transcriptional regulator, translating to MRVDTSSAPSRGPSPPSFVVRCRLLGAIDVRDAAGDEARVLLVQPKRLALFAYLVLKGPDRLTRRDSLLALFWPESADDAARHSLRQAVHGIRQALGSDVIARRGNDAIGVGAGQVWCDAAEFERAVSERRYEDALGLYGGALLDGFHVAGVAPELERWVDGERARLHGMALGCAHALTDDAERVGNLPLALHSARDTVRLAPLDERAFRRLMMLLHATGDRAGALRAYESFAARMAAELEAEPSAETQALADRVRREVAVGGATAVRSEEPARVGSVPPVTSGDVILGEGGGAPPGPRYRSRSRRAAAVAATALVAVGALVAAGAALVTRAHARTPAVLAVGTLRIQARDTSLSPRLVRELLSTDLARLQGIGVVSAERVDELTARDARGDTVRVSDVARRAGATDVVEGILSGGSGHPLRLDVRLVDPAGGIIRGARVLAAADVFALADSTTGWVAALVGQTAPQRPLAEVTSTSLVARRFYDEGLRALNQGDTPAALRLFRAALADDSTFAMAAYYAGVTAQGLVGDAVALPLMAQALRLSRRGPERERLFAATTWAAATNDPRAVATAESLATRYPLEPDGELWLGQALVWAGDRGRAIPHLRNVMARDASTLDAAPNDTARQRLPCRACAALGTLVGAYVEGDSLDLAEREARDWTRRQPANAEAWRTLSDVYELEDRIADALAARREASRRAGRDLADATYRARLAIRTGDFATADRLLTDRAADGELAARVEALWWLAISLRHQGRAAAALGAADRVVALDDSARRSGGHAVDGASPARLLRAAILLQLGRARDAASAFEAVAAAPLGFPADPPLALPGVIARRRAWGLALAATAYAAAGDTTPFGGLADRVAAAGRASAFGRDRRLASYVRGLSYAARHDYTAAEGALRAAIHSPNNGFTRVNLELARVLVAEHRARDAVPVLRAALRGGMEGSNLYVTRTELQDALARAYAAAGEADSARVYRARVDAALGRARPGHS from the coding sequence TTGCGAGTTGACACCTCGAGCGCGCCGTCGCGGGGCCCGAGCCCGCCGTCGTTCGTCGTCCGCTGCCGCCTGTTGGGCGCCATCGACGTGCGCGACGCCGCCGGCGACGAGGCGCGCGTGCTGCTCGTGCAGCCGAAGCGGCTCGCCCTGTTCGCGTATCTCGTCCTCAAGGGGCCCGACCGGCTGACGCGCCGCGACTCGCTGCTCGCGCTGTTCTGGCCGGAGTCGGCGGACGACGCGGCGCGCCACTCGCTGCGCCAGGCGGTGCACGGGATCCGGCAGGCGCTGGGGTCCGACGTGATCGCGCGGCGCGGCAACGACGCGATCGGCGTGGGCGCGGGGCAGGTGTGGTGCGACGCGGCGGAGTTCGAGCGCGCGGTGTCCGAGCGGCGGTACGAGGACGCGCTCGGCCTCTACGGCGGTGCGCTGCTCGACGGCTTCCACGTCGCGGGCGTCGCCCCGGAGCTCGAGCGGTGGGTGGACGGTGAGCGCGCGCGGCTGCACGGCATGGCGCTCGGCTGCGCCCACGCGCTCACCGACGACGCGGAGCGCGTCGGCAACCTGCCGCTGGCGCTGCACTCGGCGCGCGACACCGTGCGACTGGCGCCGCTCGACGAGCGCGCGTTCCGTCGGCTCATGATGCTGCTCCACGCGACGGGCGACCGCGCGGGCGCGCTCCGGGCGTACGAGTCGTTCGCGGCGCGGATGGCGGCGGAGCTGGAGGCGGAGCCATCGGCGGAGACGCAGGCGCTGGCCGACCGGGTGCGACGCGAGGTCGCGGTCGGGGGCGCGACCGCGGTGCGTTCGGAGGAGCCGGCGCGCGTCGGCTCGGTACCGCCGGTGACGTCCGGCGACGTGATCCTGGGCGAAGGGGGGGGAGCCCCCCCAGGACCTAGGTACCGGAGCCGGTCGCGGCGCGCCGCGGCCGTCGCCGCGACGGCGCTCGTGGCCGTCGGCGCCCTCGTCGCGGCCGGCGCGGCGCTCGTGACGCGCGCGCACGCCCGCACGCCCGCGGTGCTCGCGGTCGGCACCCTTCGCATCCAGGCGCGCGACACGTCGCTGTCGCCGCGCCTCGTGCGCGAGCTGCTGTCGACCGATCTCGCGCGGCTGCAGGGGATCGGGGTGGTGAGCGCCGAGCGCGTCGACGAGCTGACGGCGCGCGACGCCCGCGGCGACACGGTGCGCGTCTCCGACGTCGCGCGGCGCGCCGGCGCGACCGACGTCGTCGAGGGGATCCTCTCCGGCGGGTCGGGCCACCCTCTACGTCTCGACGTCCGGCTCGTCGACCCCGCGGGCGGCATCATCCGCGGCGCGCGGGTGCTGGCGGCGGCGGACGTCTTCGCGCTCGCCGACTCGACGACGGGATGGGTGGCGGCGCTCGTCGGACAGACCGCGCCGCAGCGGCCGCTCGCCGAGGTGACGAGTACGTCGCTCGTCGCGCGGCGCTTCTACGACGAGGGGCTCCGCGCGCTGAACCAGGGCGACACCCCGGCGGCGCTGCGGCTGTTCCGCGCCGCGCTCGCCGACGACTCCACGTTCGCGATGGCGGCGTACTACGCGGGCGTGACGGCGCAGGGGCTCGTCGGCGACGCGGTGGCGCTGCCGCTCATGGCGCAGGCGCTCCGACTGTCGCGCCGCGGTCCCGAGCGCGAGCGGCTGTTCGCGGCGACGACGTGGGCCGCCGCGACGAACGACCCGCGCGCGGTGGCGACCGCCGAGTCGCTCGCCACGCGCTACCCGCTCGAGCCCGACGGCGAGCTGTGGCTCGGGCAGGCGCTCGTGTGGGCGGGGGATCGCGGGCGCGCCATCCCACACCTGCGCAACGTCATGGCCCGCGACGCGTCGACGCTCGACGCGGCGCCTAACGACACCGCGCGGCAGCGGCTGCCGTGCCGCGCCTGCGCCGCGCTCGGCACGCTCGTCGGCGCGTACGTCGAGGGCGATTCGCTCGACCTCGCCGAGCGCGAGGCGCGCGACTGGACGCGGCGCCAGCCGGCGAACGCGGAGGCGTGGCGCACGCTGTCGGACGTGTACGAGCTCGAGGACCGGATCGCCGACGCGCTCGCGGCGCGGCGCGAGGCGTCGCGTCGTGCGGGGCGCGACCTCGCCGACGCGACGTACCGCGCGCGGCTCGCCATCCGCACCGGCGACTTCGCGACGGCCGATCGCCTGCTCACCGACCGCGCTGCGGACGGCGAGCTCGCCGCGCGCGTCGAGGCGCTCTGGTGGCTCGCGATCAGCCTGCGGCACCAGGGACGCGCCGCGGCCGCGTTAGGCGCCGCCGATCGCGTCGTCGCCCTCGACGACTCGGCGCGGCGCTCGGGCGGTCACGCGGTCGACGGCGCGTCGCCGGCGCGCCTGCTGCGCGCGGCGATCCTGCTCCAGCTGGGACGCGCGCGCGACGCGGCGTCGGCGTTCGAGGCGGTCGCCGCAGCGCCCCTCGGGTTCCCGGCCGATCCGCCGCTCGCCCTCCCGGGCGTGATCGCGCGGCGCCGCGCGTGGGGGCTCGCGCTCGCGGCGACCGCGTACGCCGCGGCCGGCGACACCACGCCGTTCGGCGGCCTCGCCGACCGCGTGGCGGCCGCGGGCCGCGCGAGCGCGTTCGGCCGCGACCGCCGGCTCGCGTCGTACGTGCGCGGGCTGTCCTACGCGGCGCGGCACGACTACACCGCCGCCGAGGGAGCGCTGCGCGCCGCGATCCACTCGCCGAACAACGGGTTCACGCGCGTGAACCTCGAGCTGGCGCGCGTGCTGGTGGCCGAGCACCGCGCGCGCGACGCCGTGCCGGTGCTCCGCGCCGCGCTGCGCGGCGGCATGGAGGGCTCCAACCTCTACGTCACGCGCACCGAGCTGCAGGACGCGCTCGCCCGCGCGTACGCCGCCGCGGGCGAGGCCGATTCGGCGCGCGTGTATCGTGCGCGCGTGGATGCGGCGTTAGGCCGCGCCCGCCCCGGTCACTCGTAG
- a CDS encoding PEP-CTERM sorting domain-containing protein — protein MTKKQLLLAVGALLLGALPPNAASAQTIGFDDLVPTQFAAIPNGYHGFDWLNVYVLDTTNDPFGAVAAASMPNVGFPGNGAPSGFALASPGTFTLGSIAFIAWAPFPGVPPAGSTTVTGYNGAAQLFQMDVPLGASYATTVFNWTGIDRVTFDQHGAGWYVADDVVIGRVGGPPPGPGTTAPEPASVALLGTGLAALGAWGRRSRVHA, from the coding sequence ATGACGAAGAAGCAACTGCTGCTGGCCGTCGGCGCCCTGCTGCTCGGCGCCCTGCCGCCGAACGCGGCGAGCGCGCAGACCATCGGGTTCGACGACCTGGTTCCCACCCAGTTCGCGGCGATACCGAACGGATATCACGGCTTCGACTGGCTGAACGTGTACGTGCTTGACACGACGAACGACCCGTTCGGCGCGGTGGCGGCGGCGTCGATGCCGAACGTCGGCTTCCCCGGCAACGGTGCGCCGAGCGGCTTCGCCCTCGCGTCGCCGGGCACGTTCACCCTCGGCTCCATCGCCTTCATCGCGTGGGCGCCGTTCCCGGGCGTCCCACCCGCGGGGAGCACGACGGTCACCGGCTACAACGGCGCCGCGCAGCTCTTCCAGATGGACGTGCCGCTCGGCGCCAGCTACGCGACGACGGTGTTCAACTGGACCGGCATCGACCGCGTGACGTTCGACCAACACGGCGCGGGCTGGTACGTGGCGGACGACGTCGTGATCGGACGGGTCGGCGGCCCGCCGCCCGGACCGGGCACCACCGCGCCGGAGCCGGCGAGCGTCGCGCTGTTAGGCACCGGGCTCGCCGCGCTCGGCGCGTGGGGCCGCCGGAGTCGGGTCCATGCGTAG
- a CDS encoding PEP-CTERM sorting domain-containing protein, translating to MRSPRRSRLALLCGLVVAAPPAAAQIVGVPTRSGITGTTIDWATLGPDGTVVPSGTTLGVGGVQVTMTTSGGGPMSREDQAPCGQDMLDFFPCEHLLSTNLVPLTGLAPLTFTFSQPIAAFGLNLSTHGLGAFAAFLDAYRGGTFVGSTFLSPPGFSHASSDGSAPFIGLLSLGAATDFDSLVLDQTGAPPAGWFAVNGPVFAVRAAPTAVPEPGSLTLLGIGLAALAARATAARRPAPDAAG from the coding sequence ATGCGTAGCCCGCGGCGGAGCCGGCTCGCGCTGCTGTGCGGCCTGGTCGTCGCCGCCCCTCCGGCGGCGGCGCAGATCGTCGGCGTCCCGACGCGGAGCGGGATCACCGGCACCACCATCGATTGGGCCACCCTCGGCCCGGATGGCACCGTGGTCCCGAGCGGCACGACGCTCGGCGTCGGCGGCGTGCAGGTCACGATGACGACGTCCGGCGGGGGACCGATGTCGCGCGAGGACCAGGCGCCGTGCGGGCAGGACATGCTCGACTTCTTTCCGTGCGAGCACCTGCTGTCGACGAACCTCGTGCCGCTCACCGGGTTGGCGCCGCTGACGTTCACGTTCAGCCAGCCGATCGCCGCGTTCGGGCTGAACCTGTCGACGCACGGGCTGGGCGCGTTCGCCGCGTTCCTCGACGCGTACCGCGGCGGCACGTTCGTCGGCAGCACGTTCCTGTCGCCCCCGGGGTTCTCGCACGCGTCGAGCGACGGCAGCGCGCCGTTCATCGGCCTGCTCTCGCTCGGCGCGGCCACCGACTTCGACTCGCTCGTGCTGGACCAGACGGGCGCGCCGCCGGCCGGCTGGTTCGCGGTGAACGGGCCCGTGTTCGCCGTGCGCGCGGCGCCGACCGCCGTGCCGGAGCCCGGGAGCCTAACGCTGTTAGGCATCGGGCTCGCGGCGCTCGCCGCGCGCGCCACCGCGGCCAGGCGTCCGGCTCCCGACGCGGCCGGGTAA
- a CDS encoding multicopper oxidase domain-containing protein, whose amino-acid sequence MRPTLLPLAMLTLAAAHHAAPPEVVPNDNRVAAGHLAHGVLTLELEAREATWYPETDAGPGLPVYAFAEAGRPPSIPGPLIRVPAGTELHVTVRNTLPKRLRLAGLQEHQSESLDSVDIAPGATQAFRFRVDAPGTYLYGGKTEVLPRGRHAPLVGAFIVDPAGATPPKHERVLVINFFSDTVAALGVKSEAADRVLRRELAPPERWILFTVNGLSWPYTERLSYAVGDTVRWRIVNGTPAPHPMHLHGFYFDVDSKSDGPRDTIYAPGERRKAVTEVIEHQTTMTVTWTPTRPGNWLFHCHLVQHFDGALRLGHAADDGATHASHAESEMAGLVMGIHVAPPDGRVRVVSRTPEPAPRRKLRLYVTERAHVYGDQPGYSYVLQEGPTPPAPDSIRTVSSTLVLRRHEPTEITVVNRSHAMAGIHWHGLEIESYYDGVVGWSGWQQRVAPAIAPNDSFVVRVTPPRAGTFMYHTHMSEAGQLTSGQSGALLVTPERARLDTTDRVFLMTYGGPNADSPATVNGLETPPPVELRAGVAYRFRFINISPIEYRLVQLLRDSTVQTWRAVAKDGADLPPQQAAVRRAVLSFRPGETYDFEVRRDRPDSLTLVITAPRTLSVPLETVRRGVTAATIPLQVTRIPVVVR is encoded by the coding sequence ATGAGGCCGACATTGCTGCCGCTCGCAATGCTCACGCTCGCCGCGGCGCATCACGCCGCCCCGCCCGAGGTGGTGCCTAACGACAACCGCGTCGCCGCCGGGCATCTCGCGCACGGCGTGCTCACCCTCGAGCTCGAGGCGCGCGAGGCGACCTGGTATCCCGAGACGGACGCCGGTCCGGGGTTGCCGGTGTACGCGTTCGCCGAGGCGGGCAGGCCGCCGAGCATCCCGGGGCCGCTGATCCGCGTGCCGGCCGGCACGGAGCTGCACGTCACCGTGCGCAACACGCTGCCGAAGCGGCTCCGGCTCGCCGGGCTGCAGGAGCACCAGAGCGAGTCGCTCGACTCGGTCGACATCGCGCCGGGCGCGACGCAGGCGTTCCGCTTCCGCGTCGACGCGCCGGGGACGTACCTGTACGGCGGAAAGACCGAGGTCCTGCCGAGAGGGCGCCACGCGCCGCTCGTCGGTGCGTTCATCGTCGACCCCGCGGGGGCCACGCCGCCGAAGCACGAGCGCGTGCTCGTGATCAACTTCTTCTCCGACACCGTCGCCGCGTTAGGCGTCAAGTCCGAGGCGGCCGACCGTGTCCTCCGCCGCGAGCTGGCTCCGCCGGAGCGGTGGATCCTGTTCACCGTCAACGGCCTGTCGTGGCCGTACACCGAGCGACTGTCGTACGCGGTGGGCGACACGGTCCGCTGGCGCATCGTCAACGGCACGCCGGCGCCGCACCCGATGCACCTGCACGGGTTCTACTTCGACGTCGACAGCAAGAGCGACGGGCCGCGCGACACGATCTACGCGCCCGGCGAGCGGCGGAAGGCGGTCACGGAGGTGATCGAGCACCAGACGACGATGACGGTGACGTGGACGCCGACGCGGCCCGGCAACTGGCTCTTCCACTGTCACCTCGTGCAGCACTTCGACGGCGCGCTGCGGCTCGGCCACGCGGCGGACGACGGCGCGACGCACGCCAGCCACGCCGAGTCCGAGATGGCCGGCCTGGTCATGGGAATCCACGTCGCGCCGCCCGACGGACGCGTGCGCGTCGTGTCGCGCACGCCGGAGCCCGCGCCGCGCCGCAAGCTGCGCCTCTACGTCACCGAGCGCGCGCACGTCTACGGCGATCAGCCCGGCTACAGCTACGTGCTGCAGGAGGGCCCCACACCGCCGGCGCCCGATTCGATCCGCACCGTCAGCTCGACGCTCGTCCTCCGTCGGCACGAGCCGACCGAGATCACGGTCGTCAACCGCTCGCACGCGATGGCGGGCATCCACTGGCACGGGCTCGAGATCGAGAGCTACTACGACGGCGTCGTCGGCTGGAGCGGGTGGCAGCAGCGCGTCGCGCCGGCGATCGCGCCGAACGACTCGTTCGTCGTCCGCGTCACGCCGCCGCGGGCCGGCACGTTCATGTACCACACGCACATGAGCGAGGCGGGACAGCTCACGTCGGGCCAGTCCGGCGCACTGCTCGTCACGCCGGAGCGCGCGCGCCTGGACACGACCGACCGCGTCTTCCTCATGACCTACGGCGGGCCGAACGCCGATTCGCCGGCGACGGTGAATGGTCTGGAGACGCCGCCGCCCGTGGAGCTGCGCGCCGGTGTGGCGTACCGCTTCCGGTTCATCAACATCTCGCCGATCGAGTACCGCCTCGTGCAGCTCCTCCGCGACAGCACGGTGCAGACGTGGCGCGCGGTCGCGAAGGACGGCGCCGACCTCCCGCCGCAGCAGGCGGCCGTCCGGCGCGCGGTGCTCAGCTTCCGCCCGGGGGAGACGTACGACTTCGAGGTGCGGCGCGACCGCCCCGACTCGCTCACGCTCGTGATCACCGCGCCGCGCACGCTCTCGGTGCCGCTCGAGACCGTGCGGCGCGGCGTGACCGCCGCGACGATCCCGCTCCAGGTCACGCGCATCCCGGTCGTCGTGCGTTAG
- a CDS encoding cupin domain-containing protein, producing the protein MSAPTAHRRALLALALVACGRAPSAMPNEGASVSPARSGPFGTPLVLAVDEGERRVRRAATAGGAPFIIKVDRRNGGAPNFMMGYEEIRPGASISPHVHPDADEIIFVHKGAGAADAGDHTGTIGPGSTIYIPRRTRITLRNTGGEPLAIAFFFDHPGFEEYLRDTSTPERQPASPLSPAELAAIRVRHHAHVVYERP; encoded by the coding sequence ATGTCCGCACCGACGGCACACCGCCGCGCGCTGCTCGCGCTCGCGCTCGTCGCCTGCGGGCGCGCGCCGAGCGCCATGCCGAACGAGGGGGCGAGCGTGAGCCCGGCGCGGAGCGGCCCGTTCGGCACCCCGCTCGTCCTCGCCGTCGACGAGGGCGAGCGCCGCGTCCGGCGCGCCGCGACGGCGGGCGGCGCGCCGTTCATCATCAAGGTCGACCGGCGGAACGGCGGCGCGCCGAACTTCATGATGGGCTACGAGGAGATCCGCCCGGGCGCCTCGATCTCGCCGCACGTCCACCCGGACGCGGACGAGATCATCTTCGTGCACAAGGGCGCCGGCGCAGCCGACGCCGGCGATCACACGGGCACGATCGGGCCCGGCTCGACGATCTACATCCCGCGCCGCACGCGCATCACGCTGCGCAACACCGGCGGCGAGCCGCTCGCGATCGCCTTCTTCTTCGATCACCCCGGGTTCGAGGAGTATCTGCGCGACACGTCCACGCCGGAGCGGCAGCCGGCGTCGCCGCTCTCGCCGGCGGAGCTCGCGGCGATCCGCGTCAGGCACCATGCGCACGTCGTGTACGAGCGGCCGTAG
- a CDS encoding MBL fold metallo-hydrolase, producing MTHRTWAARLALLAALCAAGARAAAQARVTLTYLGTAGWEISDGRIVVLVDPYLSRLRSVAPNDDTLPGDSRRFFAREDTARSDTAVIDAHVRRADFILVTHSHVDHVLDVPYIARRTGATIIGTETTRSIARAYGVPGRQILAVRGGEDYQLGALSVRVIPSLHGVLRNAPYVRPNLDGPPPTPIGSDARAPLRVADFRADGGTLAFLIRLGGREILAFGSMNYVEREVDGLRPDVALVGAMPERAAIHDYTPRLLRALGHPPLVLPTHWDAFNVPYDASQASAVARVQSFVAEVRAASPRTRVIVPTYFVPIALPPD from the coding sequence ATGACGCACAGGACATGGGCCGCGAGGCTCGCTCTTCTCGCTGCCCTCTGCGCGGCCGGTGCGCGCGCCGCGGCGCAGGCGCGCGTGACGCTCACCTACCTCGGCACCGCCGGCTGGGAGATCAGCGACGGCCGGATCGTCGTCCTCGTCGACCCGTACCTCTCGCGGCTGCGCAGCGTCGCGCCGAACGACGACACGCTGCCGGGCGACTCGCGGCGGTTCTTCGCGCGTGAGGACACGGCACGGTCCGACACGGCCGTCATCGACGCGCACGTCCGGCGCGCCGATTTCATCCTCGTCACGCACTCGCACGTCGACCACGTGCTCGACGTGCCGTACATCGCGCGCCGGACCGGCGCGACGATCATCGGGACGGAGACCACGCGCAGCATCGCGCGCGCGTACGGCGTGCCGGGGCGCCAGATCCTCGCCGTGCGCGGCGGCGAGGACTACCAGCTCGGCGCGCTGTCCGTGCGCGTGATCCCGAGCCTGCACGGCGTGCTCCGCAACGCGCCGTACGTCCGACCGAACCTCGACGGGCCGCCGCCCACGCCGATCGGGAGCGACGCCCGGGCGCCGCTCCGCGTCGCCGACTTCCGCGCCGACGGCGGCACGCTCGCGTTTCTGATCCGGCTCGGCGGCCGCGAGATCCTCGCGTTCGGCTCGATGAACTACGTGGAGCGCGAGGTCGACGGCCTCCGCCCCGACGTCGCGCTCGTCGGCGCGATGCCGGAGCGCGCCGCCATTCACGACTACACGCCGCGGCTGCTGCGCGCGCTCGGCCACCCGCCGCTCGTGCTGCCGACGCACTGGGACGCGTTCAACGTCCCGTACGACGCGAGTCAGGCGTCCGCCGTGGCGCGCGTGCAGTCGTTCGTCGCCGAGGTGCGGGCCGCATCGCCGCGCACGCGGGTGATCGTGCCGACGTACTTCGTGCCGATCGCTTTGCCGCCCGACTGA
- a CDS encoding glycoside hydrolase domain-containing protein has translation MPGLDAVRSKQSPTKLYRGIDMYNPSNLSAPLRGKVTGKLEYVTEREGGTPAFVGRYIKNPASAAQVTDKEIEFIRGQGCSLLPIYCPTQAHTGMKGPDGQKWGREAAKNAVGLARGLHIPDDVFVYANIEPHWVLTPDWVVGWCEGYDALTRQGFGGLYCGQLHIAPGGPIVQAMKTLGGRAPAVWLTRAMGDGRDPGLLPAAAQEIGDVDIWQYAVGVVGQGLDSRAWGYDRDLASSYAFDHMWAPD, from the coding sequence ATGCCAGGGCTGGACGCCGTACGCAGCAAGCAGTCGCCGACGAAGCTGTATCGCGGCATCGACATGTACAATCCGTCGAACCTCTCGGCACCGCTCCGCGGGAAGGTCACCGGGAAGCTGGAGTACGTCACCGAGCGCGAGGGCGGCACACCGGCGTTCGTCGGCCGCTACATCAAGAACCCCGCGAGCGCCGCGCAGGTGACCGACAAGGAGATCGAGTTCATTCGCGGGCAGGGCTGCAGCCTGCTGCCGATCTACTGCCCGACGCAGGCACACACGGGCATGAAGGGGCCGGACGGCCAGAAGTGGGGACGCGAGGCCGCGAAGAACGCCGTCGGCCTCGCGCGCGGGCTGCACATCCCCGACGACGTGTTCGTCTACGCCAACATCGAGCCGCACTGGGTCCTCACGCCCGACTGGGTGGTGGGCTGGTGCGAGGGCTACGACGCGCTGACGCGCCAGGGCTTCGGGGGACTGTACTGCGGCCAGCTCCACATCGCCCCCGGCGGACCGATCGTGCAGGCGATGAAGACGCTCGGCGGGCGCGCGCCGGCGGTGTGGCTCACCCGCGCCATGGGCGACGGGCGGGACCCCGGCCTGCTCCCGGCGGCCGCGCAGGAGATCGGCGACGTCGACATCTGGCAGTACGCCGTCGGGGTCGTCGGGCAGGGGCTCGACTCGCGGGCCTGGGGCTACGACCGCGACCTCGCGAGCAGCTACGCGTTCGACCACATGTGGGCGCCCGACTGA